A stretch of the Lachnospiraceae bacterium genome encodes the following:
- a CDS encoding beta-lactamase family protein encodes MLHLQILQEEKYLTKVFGEAYTAYQKCTGRYFIFDRPRSKKRRVIRVISIMLCVVLGLSVYAIYGTRQMNKLPDLTFAEALSYTTKNNPDAVITVGIIKDGQSSYTVYGQDGKELPAELHTYEIGSLTKTFTAALIYKAATEGKINLDRTIDTYLSLPEGGKYPTIKELLTHTSGYESYYFEAPMIINFLIGRNDFYGITKEMVLDKAGDLNAGTENHDFTYSNFGYAVLGLVLETVYDTDYPMLINDFVQNDLGLKNTGVFAEDGDLGNYWDWKYEDAYLPAGALKSDISDLLLYAQMQLAGNPLFTECHQQIDMINATPEFYETLGIRMDGIGMSWIIDNENGIIWHNGGTGDYNSYLGFHVETGTAVVVLSNLSPSYRIPATVLGVKLLRELVG; translated from the coding sequence ATGCTCCACCTGCAGATATTACAGGAGGAAAAATACCTGACCAAGGTCTTTGGCGAAGCCTATACTGCGTATCAAAAGTGCACGGGCCGGTATTTCATTTTTGACAGACCGCGTTCAAAGAAAAGGAGGGTTATCAGGGTCATTTCCATCATGCTTTGTGTGGTTCTGGGTTTGAGTGTCTATGCGATTTACGGTACGAGACAGATGAATAAACTGCCGGATCTCACTTTCGCAGAGGCTCTTTCCTATACAACGAAAAACAATCCTGATGCCGTCATAACCGTCGGAATTATAAAGGATGGACAGTCATCCTATACCGTCTATGGTCAAGATGGAAAAGAACTCCCCGCTGAGCTCCATACATACGAAATCGGCTCTCTAACCAAAACCTTCACTGCTGCTCTGATCTACAAGGCTGCTACTGAAGGAAAAATCAATCTTGATCGTACAATCGATACCTATCTTTCTCTCCCCGAAGGCGGTAAATATCCAACAATCAAAGAACTCTTAACACACACGTCGGGATATGAAAGCTATTATTTTGAAGCTCCAATGATTATCAATTTTCTTATCGGTCGAAATGATTTTTATGGTATCACCAAGGAAATGGTGCTTGATAAAGCAGGTGATCTAAATGCAGGTACAGAAAACCACGATTTTACCTATTCTAACTTTGGCTATGCAGTTCTAGGGCTTGTGCTTGAAACGGTATATGACACCGACTATCCAATGCTGATAAATGACTTTGTACAAAATGACCTCGGCTTAAAAAACACGGGAGTTTTTGCAGAAGACGGAGATCTAGGAAACTATTGGGACTGGAAATATGAAGATGCTTATCTGCCCGCAGGCGCGCTCAAATCCGATATATCGGATTTACTTTTATATGCACAAATGCAGCTTGCAGGCAATCCGCTTTTTACAGAATGCCATCAGCAAATTGACATGATCAACGCTACTCCCGAATTTTATGAGACCCTCGGCATTCGTATGGATGGGATTGGAATGTCCTGGATCATCGATAACGAAAATGGAATCATATGGCACAATGGCGGTACAGGGGATTATAACAGCTATTTGGGCTTTCATGTTGAAACCGGGACGGCGGTTGTTGTGCTCTCTAATCTCTCACCGAGCTATCGGATCCCTGCAACTGTGTTGGGGGTTAAATTGTTGAGGGAGTTGGTAGGGTGA
- a CDS encoding radical SAM protein — translation MHFVEAKGILSAKNGMNLYRGCSHGCIYCDSRSRCYHMEHAFEDIEVKANAIELLEHALIHKRKKCMIGTGSMTDPYIPLEMELGHVRKALQLIYEHGFGFTVITKSSRIVRDIDLLQKINERAKCVVQMTLTTYDEGLCKKLEPNVSTTSERFEVLKTLRDAGIPTVVWLSPILPFINDTKENIAGILDMCAEAKTYGILCFGMGLTLREGNREYFYEQLDRVFPGLKEKYIRTYGNQYMIESANSRELMRFFHRRCEEEGIVHHNELIFEYLHSMEEKKGSEQLSIWD, via the coding sequence ATGCACTTTGTGGAGGCAAAAGGAATATTATCAGCTAAAAATGGGATGAATTTGTACCGCGGCTGTTCGCATGGGTGCATTTATTGCGACTCCAGAAGCAGATGCTATCATATGGAGCATGCTTTTGAAGATATTGAGGTCAAAGCCAATGCAATTGAATTATTGGAACATGCGCTTATCCATAAGCGCAAAAAGTGTATGATAGGCACCGGTTCGATGACGGATCCTTATATTCCGCTGGAAATGGAGCTGGGGCATGTCAGAAAGGCGCTGCAGCTTATCTATGAGCATGGGTTTGGCTTTACGGTTATTACAAAATCCAGCCGCATTGTCAGAGATATAGATCTTTTGCAGAAAATCAATGAGAGAGCAAAATGCGTTGTGCAGATGACGCTGACTACGTATGATGAAGGGCTCTGTAAAAAGCTGGAGCCGAACGTAAGCACGACGTCAGAGCGTTTTGAGGTGCTGAAAACGCTGAGAGATGCAGGAATACCGACGGTGGTATGGCTTTCGCCGATTCTGCCGTTTATTAACGATACCAAGGAAAATATTGCGGGCATCCTGGATATGTGTGCAGAGGCGAAAACGTATGGCATTCTTTGCTTTGGAATGGGGCTGACGCTCCGGGAGGGCAATCGGGAATATTTTTATGAGCAGTTAGACAGAGTGTTTCCGGGTCTAAAGGAAAAATATATCCGTACATATGGAAATCAGTATATGATAGAAAGCGCGAATAGCAGAGAGTTAATGCGGTTTTTTCATCGGAGATGTGAGGAAGAGGGAATTGTGCATCATAATGAGCTGATATTTGAGTATTTGCATTCTATGGAAGAGAAGAAGGGGAGCGAGCAATTGAGTATTTGGGATTGA
- a CDS encoding MarR family transcriptional regulator, with protein MFFQESETIELKEIMVDDVKKELIAFANGEGGMLYIGVRDDGTVVGVENPDQVSLQISNMARDAIKPDITMFLHYETLEIESKKIVAVRVQRGTDRPYYIAKKGLRPAGVYVRQGYSSVPATDNAIRSMIKETDGDRFEAMRSLRQELTFEAVKKEFESRNLEFSAQQMRTLKLMDHNGIYTNLAMLLSEQCSHSIKAAVFQGNDQAVFRDRREFVGSLLQQLNEAYAFIDFRNQTHATFSGLLRTDTRDYPEVAVREALLNLLVHRDYSFSASALISIYADRIEFVSIGGLLPGIELEDIMMGVSICRNQDLANIFYRLQLIEAYGTGMGKIMKAYEGTAKKPTIEVTQNAFKITLPNINTVYEAEPAAASSVMMLHEAVATQFGKLDPDERRVLELVSNQGKVTRKDVEDLLEVSASTASRILRRLVKGDLLTPQGKARRIKYILSK; from the coding sequence ATGTTTTTTCAGGAGAGTGAAACGATAGAGTTAAAGGAAATAATGGTTGATGATGTGAAGAAGGAGCTGATTGCTTTTGCAAATGGCGAGGGCGGAATGCTTTATATTGGTGTAAGGGATGATGGAACGGTCGTTGGAGTGGAGAATCCTGATCAGGTTTCTCTGCAGATTAGCAATATGGCACGGGATGCGATTAAACCGGATATTACGATGTTTCTGCATTATGAAACGCTGGAAATCGAGAGTAAAAAAATTGTGGCAGTCCGTGTCCAGCGGGGAACGGACCGTCCCTATTATATTGCAAAAAAGGGACTTAGACCGGCGGGGGTCTATGTTCGGCAGGGGTATTCTTCTGTGCCGGCTACGGATAATGCGATTCGCAGCATGATTAAGGAGACGGATGGAGATCGCTTTGAAGCGATGCGTTCTTTGAGGCAGGAGCTTACTTTTGAGGCGGTGAAAAAGGAGTTTGAAAGCCGCAATCTGGAATTTAGCGCGCAGCAGATGAGGACTTTGAAGCTGATGGATCATAATGGCATTTATACCAATCTTGCCATGCTGCTGTCAGAGCAGTGCAGCCACAGTATTAAGGCAGCTGTTTTTCAAGGAAATGATCAGGCGGTATTTAGGGATCGGCGTGAGTTTGTCGGTTCTTTGCTGCAGCAATTAAATGAGGCATATGCGTTTATTGATTTTCGTAATCAGACGCATGCAACCTTCAGTGGGCTTTTGCGGACGGATACCAGAGATTATCCGGAGGTAGCGGTGCGGGAGGCGCTTTTAAATCTGCTGGTGCATCGCGATTATTCTTTTAGCGCTAGTGCCTTGATCAGTATCTATGCCGATAGGATTGAATTTGTATCCATCGGCGGCTTATTGCCGGGAATTGAGCTGGAGGATATCATGATGGGGGTTTCTATATGCAGAAATCAGGATCTGGCTAATATATTCTATCGTTTGCAGTTGATAGAGGCATATGGGACCGGAATGGGAAAAATCATGAAGGCCTATGAAGGTACAGCGAAAAAACCGACGATTGAAGTAACGCAAAATGCCTTTAAGATTACGCTGCCCAATATCAATACTGTATATGAGGCGGAGCCCGCGGCGGCGTCTTCTGTGATGATGCTACATGAGGCAGTGGCGACGCAGTTTGGAAAACTGGACCCCGATGAGCGCAGGGTACTAGAGCTCGTGAGCAATCAAGGTAAGGTGACGAGAAAGGATGTAGAGGACCTGCTGGAGGTAAGCGCTTCTACGGCCTCGCGGATTCTCAGGCGGCTGGTAAAGGGCGATCTGCTGACGCCGCAGGGCAAGGCGCGGAGGATCAAATATATCCTGTCCAAATAA
- a CDS encoding response regulator codes for MYHCHTRFYCISQQPELFQILQEMPPLEAFTHEFFQSSQAEAPLAQNADVILADFRQLNAAETIRLLIASKNDGADLIILAEKQQLPQLTEYLPDITDIWFFPMSEAELQFRFSKWQQHYRFCKNAWETNQFLESTINSVPNLIWYKDKDGVHEKVNDSFCQTVGKTKQQVQGRRHAYIWDVEQDDPACIESERIVMESKKTFVSEETIQTGEGMKLLTAYKSPLYDLDGSVMGTVGVAIDITKERAYAQELLQKNQTLELLFTTMDCGVMCHSLDGSHIISVNKAALRILGYASQEALVQSGFHMVASSVLPEDQARLQESISALKNVGDSVSVEYRVKHADGKILHVMGNIKIIEKNGELFYQRYLLDYTDQKLREEQVRSEDKRRQMELIHALSTEYSLVCFFDLDTGHGEALRINDCKNNILNDIFSGNLILEDCMKRYIDTAVHEEDKAFMQEATSRSWLEKELSEKTICHINYRTTCCGEIRYFQLKAVRSGSWDMNHGIVLGCRSIDEEMHKEREKQALLEDALVQANRASKAKSTFLSNMSHDIRTPMNAIIGFTTLAITHIEQRNQVEEYLKKIMTSGNHLLSLINDILDMSRIESGKIHLKEEPCSLPDILHGLHNIIQADIHAKQLDLYMDAVDVQNEDICCDRLRLNQVLLNLLSNSIKYTAAGGMVSVKVIEKAGAPAGYASYEFHVKDTGIGMSEQFISHIFEPFERERNSTISGIQGTGLGMAITKNIIDMMNGSIEIKSKQGFGTECIVSLTFRLHGGEKEPRIIPELKGLRALVVDDDFNTCDSVSWMLHQIGLRAEWTLSGKEAVLRTRQASMRDDRYFVYIIDWLLPDMNGIEVARRIRQEIGDEVPIIVLTAYDWSDIEEEARQAGVNAFCSKPLFLSELKSCLQSVLHQDQNAEPASPLQIGNHSGRILLTDDNDLNLEIAQAILEEAGFSVETAANGQIAVDMLKASQPGYYQLILMDVQMPVMNGYEATIAIRKLEDPALASIPILAMTANAFDEDKQAALQSGMNGHIAKPIDIDKLIQTLEEVLD; via the coding sequence ATGTATCATTGTCATACACGGTTTTATTGCATCAGCCAGCAGCCAGAGTTATTTCAGATACTCCAAGAAATGCCTCCCCTTGAAGCTTTTACACATGAATTTTTCCAAAGCAGCCAAGCCGAGGCGCCGCTGGCGCAAAATGCGGATGTCATTCTGGCAGACTTCAGGCAGCTCAATGCGGCCGAAACCATTCGTCTGCTGATTGCATCCAAAAATGACGGGGCAGATCTTATTATATTAGCAGAAAAACAGCAGCTTCCTCAGCTGACAGAATATCTGCCAGATATTACCGATATCTGGTTTTTTCCTATGTCTGAGGCAGAGCTTCAGTTTCGTTTTTCTAAATGGCAGCAGCATTATCGCTTCTGCAAAAATGCGTGGGAGACCAATCAATTTTTGGAGTCAACCATCAACAGCGTCCCGAATTTGATCTGGTACAAGGACAAAGATGGTGTCCATGAAAAAGTAAATGATAGCTTTTGCCAAACGGTCGGCAAAACCAAGCAGCAGGTGCAGGGCCGCCGGCATGCCTATATCTGGGATGTAGAACAGGATGATCCTGCCTGCATCGAATCCGAGCGCATTGTCATGGAAAGCAAGAAAACCTTCGTCTCTGAAGAAACGATCCAAACTGGCGAGGGGATGAAATTGCTTACCGCTTACAAATCTCCTTTGTATGATCTTGATGGCAGCGTCATGGGCACGGTAGGCGTCGCGATCGACATCACCAAGGAACGCGCCTATGCACAGGAGCTGCTGCAAAAGAATCAAACGCTGGAGCTTCTTTTTACGACCATGGACTGCGGTGTTATGTGCCATTCCCTTGACGGCTCCCACATTATCAGCGTCAATAAGGCCGCGCTGCGTATTCTGGGCTATGCCTCACAAGAGGCGCTTGTCCAAAGCGGCTTTCACATGGTGGCCTCCTCTGTTCTGCCCGAAGATCAAGCACGTCTGCAGGAAAGCATCAGCGCACTTAAAAATGTAGGCGATAGTGTCAGCGTGGAATACCGCGTAAAGCATGCCGATGGCAAGATCCTGCATGTCATGGGCAATATCAAAATCATCGAGAAAAATGGTGAGCTTTTCTATCAGCGCTATCTCTTAGATTACACCGACCAAAAACTCCGCGAGGAGCAGGTGCGCTCTGAAGATAAACGGCGTCAGATGGAGCTCATCCATGCCCTCAGCACCGAATACAGTCTGGTTTGCTTCTTTGATCTGGACACTGGTCATGGCGAGGCACTGCGAATTAACGATTGTAAAAACAATATTCTGAATGATATCTTTTCAGGCAATTTAATCCTCGAAGACTGTATGAAGCGCTACATAGATACGGCCGTACATGAAGAAGATAAAGCCTTCATGCAGGAAGCTACTTCTCGCTCTTGGCTTGAAAAGGAGCTTTCTGAAAAAACAATCTGTCATATCAATTACCGTACGACCTGCTGCGGCGAGATCCGCTATTTTCAATTGAAGGCTGTTCGCTCTGGAAGTTGGGATATGAATCATGGCATTGTTCTAGGCTGCCGCAGCATCGATGAGGAAATGCATAAGGAAAGAGAGAAGCAGGCTCTGCTGGAGGATGCTCTTGTGCAGGCTAACCGTGCCAGCAAGGCTAAGAGCACCTTCCTTTCCAATATGTCCCACGATATCCGCACGCCTATGAATGCCATCATCGGCTTTACAACGCTTGCGATCACCCATATCGAGCAGCGCAATCAGGTGGAGGAATACCTCAAAAAAATCATGACCTCCGGGAATCATCTGCTGAGCCTGATCAACGATATTCTGGATATGAGCCGCATTGAAAGCGGCAAGATCCACCTCAAGGAGGAGCCCTGCAGCCTGCCCGATATTCTGCACGGTCTTCATAACATCATCCAGGCGGATATCCACGCCAAGCAGCTGGACCTGTACATGGATGCTGTTGATGTCCAGAATGAGGACATCTGCTGTGACCGCCTGCGCCTCAATCAGGTTCTTTTAAACCTTTTAAGCAATTCCATCAAATATACAGCCGCCGGCGGTATGGTGAGCGTAAAGGTCATTGAAAAGGCAGGCGCTCCGGCCGGGTATGCCAGCTATGAGTTCCATGTCAAGGATACTGGCATTGGAATGAGCGAGCAGTTTATTTCTCATATCTTCGAACCCTTTGAGCGCGAACGTAATTCGACGATCAGCGGCATTCAAGGGACTGGTCTTGGCATGGCCATCACGAAAAATATCATCGATATGATGAATGGATCCATCGAAATTAAAAGTAAACAGGGATTTGGTACAGAATGTATCGTTTCCCTCACCTTCCGCCTTCATGGCGGCGAAAAAGAACCGCGTATCATTCCCGAGCTCAAGGGGCTGCGTGCCTTGGTGGTAGATGATGATTTTAATACCTGCGACAGTGTGTCCTGGATGCTGCACCAGATCGGCCTGCGTGCGGAATGGACTCTTTCCGGCAAGGAGGCTGTGCTGCGCACCCGTCAGGCCAGTATGCGGGACGATCGCTATTTTGTGTATATTATCGACTGGCTCCTGCCCGATATGAATGGCATCGAGGTCGCCCGGCGCATCCGTCAGGAGATAGGCGATGAGGTCCCTATTATCGTTCTGACGGCCTATGACTGGTCTGATATTGAAGAAGAGGCACGGCAGGCGGGCGTTAATGCTTTCTGCAGCAAGCCACTGTTTCTTTCAGAGCTGAAAAGCTGCCTGCAGTCGGTCCTTCATCAGGATCAAAATGCAGAGCCGGCTTCTCCACTGCAAATCGGAAATCATAGCGGACGCATTCTCCTGACCGATGATAATGATCTGAATCTGGAGATTGCGCAGGCCATTTTGGAGGAGGCCGGATTTTCAGTAGAGACGGCTGCCAATGGCCAAATTGCGGTGGATATGCTGAAGGCTTCGCAGCCCGGCTATTATCAGCTAATCCTGATGGATGTGCAGATGCCGGTCATGAATGGCTATGAAGCCACGATTGCGATCCGGAAGCTAGAAGATCCGGCTCTCGCCTCCATTCCCATTTTGGCGATGACGGCCAATGCTTTTGATGAGGATAAGCAGGCCGCTCTGCAATCTGGTATGAATGGGCACATTGCAAAGCCGATTGATATTGACAAGCTGATTCAAACCTTAGAAGAAGTGCTTGACTAA
- a CDS encoding glycoside hydrolase family 5 protein, whose protein sequence is MRLLWICMSLCMLAGCGAGRNEESVKEIEPSSERMKEESAEVSVWAREESVQTVESNNGSDRALHVEGSQLVNAEGEPVQLKGISTHGLAWFPEYVNEACFRQLKEEWQADVIRLAMYTAEYGGYCSGGDQAALKELVKKGVEYATDLDLYVIIDWHILSDGNPNLYVEEAKAFFAEMAALYTENDHVLYEICNEPNGGTTWEEIKAYAAEVIPVIRAQDAEGIIIVGTPNWSQFVGEAAADPIAGYDNIMYALHFYAATHTDELRHAMTEAVAMGLPVFVTEYGICDASGSGAIDEQQANQWVEAMDASGVSYVAWNLSNKNETSAMIDSGCSKTSGFAREDLSPSGRWVYDMLQQGNK, encoded by the coding sequence ATGAGGCTGCTTTGGATTTGCATGAGTCTGTGTATGCTGGCAGGGTGCGGCGCAGGCCGCAACGAGGAAAGTGTGAAGGAGATAGAGCCATCGTCCGAGAGGATGAAGGAGGAGTCTGCGGAGGTTTCGGTTTGGGCAAGAGAGGAAAGCGTGCAGACGGTGGAAAGCAATAACGGTTCGGACAGGGCGCTGCATGTTGAGGGGAGCCAGCTGGTGAATGCAGAGGGCGAGCCGGTGCAGCTAAAAGGGATTAGCACACATGGGTTGGCGTGGTTTCCGGAGTATGTGAATGAGGCGTGCTTTCGGCAGCTGAAGGAGGAGTGGCAGGCAGATGTCATCCGGCTGGCGATGTACACGGCTGAATATGGCGGCTATTGCAGCGGCGGGGATCAGGCGGCGCTGAAGGAGCTTGTGAAAAAGGGAGTAGAGTATGCGACGGACCTGGATCTGTATGTGATCATTGACTGGCATATTTTGTCGGATGGCAATCCGAATCTATATGTAGAGGAGGCGAAAGCTTTCTTTGCAGAAATGGCAGCCTTATATACCGAAAATGATCATGTGCTGTATGAAATATGCAATGAGCCTAATGGCGGCACCACATGGGAGGAGATTAAGGCGTATGCTGCTGAGGTCATTCCGGTGATTCGGGCGCAGGATGCAGAAGGAATCATCATTGTGGGGACGCCTAACTGGTCACAGTTTGTCGGAGAGGCCGCCGCAGATCCGATTGCCGGATATGATAATATTATGTATGCGCTGCATTTTTATGCGGCGACGCATACGGATGAGCTGCGGCATGCCATGACGGAGGCTGTGGCGATGGGGCTGCCTGTTTTTGTGACGGAATACGGAATCTGTGATGCCAGCGGCAGCGGTGCGATCGATGAGCAGCAGGCGAATCAGTGGGTAGAAGCGATGGATGCCAGCGGTGTGAGCTATGTGGCATGGAATTTATCTAATAAAAATGAGACCAGTGCGATGATCGATAGCGGCTGCAGTAAAACCTCTGGGTTTGCCAGAGAGGATCTGAGCCCATCGGGCAGATGGGTGTATGATATGCTGCAGCAGGGTAATAAATAG
- the aspS gene encoding aspartate--tRNA(Asn) ligase yields the protein MDDRVYIKDIKNHLGCKVKLQGFVDTIRNSKSMIFIVLKDITGKLQVTLEKEQNPALAERLEHVTNDSVLTVWGTAAENEYVKMGGIEMIPSDVHIESLAEALPIIRQEIPATKKKKAVERSSIDQRIDYRWIDLRTSENQLLFQVQTALVAAMRQYLLDAHFIEIHTPKLIGTASESGSDVFEVKYFDRSAYLAQSPQFYKQMAMAAGFERIFEVGPVFRAEKSYTSKHTTEFTGFDLEFSYINSFRDVMKLEEALLTAGLKAVQSQYGDQIREAFGTEVIVPDAPFPVVTLKELYEGLAQDFGYTPDDAEKGDLTTEAERLSFDWVKKHYGHEFLFVTDYDAEKRAFYHMRDENGVPQGYDLIWRGVEITTGAQREHRYEILKKQAEEKGLAKDVKFYLEFFKYGCPPHGGFGLGIDRLTMLLLGLTIKDAMFIFRGPNRLTP from the coding sequence ATGGACGATCGCGTATATATAAAGGATATTAAAAATCATCTTGGATGTAAAGTAAAGCTACAAGGCTTTGTGGATACTATCCGCAACAGCAAGTCGATGATTTTTATTGTTTTGAAGGATATCACCGGGAAGCTGCAGGTGACGCTGGAGAAGGAACAAAATCCGGCGCTGGCTGAGCGTCTGGAGCATGTGACCAATGATTCGGTACTGACGGTCTGGGGCACAGCAGCAGAGAATGAGTATGTAAAGATGGGCGGCATTGAGATGATTCCGAGCGATGTTCATATCGAAAGCCTTGCTGAGGCGCTGCCGATTATCCGTCAGGAGATTCCGGCAACGAAAAAGAAAAAGGCGGTGGAACGCTCAAGCATTGACCAGCGCATCGATTATCGCTGGATCGACCTGCGGACCTCTGAGAACCAGCTGCTGTTTCAGGTACAGACGGCCTTGGTCGCCGCCATGCGGCAATATCTTTTGGATGCCCATTTTATTGAGATTCATACGCCTAAGCTGATCGGCACAGCCAGTGAGAGCGGCTCGGATGTTTTTGAAGTGAAGTACTTTGACCGCAGCGCTTATCTTGCACAGAGTCCGCAGTTCTATAAGCAGATGGCTATGGCGGCGGGATTTGAGCGCATCTTTGAGGTGGGTCCTGTGTTCCGCGCTGAGAAATCCTATACCAGTAAGCATACAACTGAATTTACGGGATTTGACCTGGAGTTTAGCTATATTAACTCCTTCCGGGATGTTATGAAGCTGGAGGAGGCGCTCCTGACTGCTGGTTTGAAAGCGGTCCAAAGCCAATACGGCGATCAGATCCGCGAGGCCTTTGGCACTGAGGTGATCGTGCCTGATGCGCCGTTCCCTGTGGTGACATTGAAAGAGCTGTACGAAGGCCTAGCACAGGATTTTGGCTATACCCCTGACGATGCTGAAAAGGGCGATCTGACTACAGAGGCGGAACGGCTCAGCTTTGACTGGGTAAAAAAGCATTACGGACATGAGTTTTTGTTTGTAACTGATTATGATGCGGAGAAAAGAGCTTTTTATCATATGCGGGACGAAAACGGCGTACCACAGGGATATGATCTGATTTGGCGCGGCGTAGAGATCACAACAGGTGCTCAGCGCGAGCACCGCTATGAAATTCTCAAAAAACAGGCGGAGGAAAAGGGTCTGGCTAAGGATGTGAAATTCTATCTGGAGTTTTTTAAATATGGCTGCCCGCCGCACGGCGGCTTTGGCCTGGGTATCGACCGTCTGACCATGCTGCTTCTGGGACTTACGATTAAGGATGCAATGTTTATTTTCCGCGGTCCTAATCGGCTGACCCCGTAA
- a CDS encoding GNAT family N-acetyltransferase produces MELFICAHGQEFLDRYEPRMAEHEVVYQLILGNAYANAKSPANKDCFFGAVLDDQQQPLFLFGHVAPYRLLMYALSSPSAAGAVHLLFQYIEEQHIEISGILASAQICDLYLACDKNRRYQRGHRMDVMELRSVNEFPLSPGRFRKASAHDLELLADYAIGFHQDVGLVVSENEWEKAYEKRKDLLASDSLYVYETPEGQIASTAYVARRLSHGCCLSGVYTHPSCRGRGYCASMMQLIAKELLAGGAEYLGLYVDQENPISNHTYKKVGYRILVDSVEYDRLP; encoded by the coding sequence ATGGAACTTTTCATTTGTGCACATGGTCAGGAATTTTTAGACAGGTATGAGCCCCGCATGGCAGAGCATGAGGTAGTCTATCAGCTTATTTTAGGCAATGCCTATGCTAATGCCAAGAGCCCTGCCAATAAGGACTGTTTTTTTGGCGCCGTTTTAGATGATCAGCAGCAGCCGCTGTTTTTATTTGGGCATGTAGCCCCTTACCGCCTGCTGATGTATGCCTTAAGCTCTCCCTCTGCCGCCGGCGCTGTCCATCTGCTGTTTCAATATATCGAGGAGCAGCATATTGAAATCTCTGGCATTTTGGCCTCTGCTCAGATCTGTGATCTTTATTTGGCCTGTGACAAAAACCGCCGATACCAGCGCGGCCACCGCATGGATGTCATGGAGCTTCGCTCTGTCAATGAATTTCCGCTTAGTCCGGGCCGCTTCCGCAAAGCCTCTGCTCACGATCTGGAGCTGCTGGCAGACTATGCGATCGGTTTTCATCAGGATGTAGGGCTTGTCGTTTCTGAAAACGAATGGGAAAAGGCTTATGAAAAACGCAAGGATCTGCTGGCGTCCGATTCTTTATACGTATATGAAACACCGGAGGGCCAGATTGCCTCTACCGCTTATGTTGCCCGCCGTCTGAGTCACGGCTGCTGCCTGTCAGGCGTATACACGCATCCTTCTTGCCGCGGGCGCGGCTACTGCGCTTCTATGATGCAGCTGATTGCCAAAGAGCTGCTCGCAGGTGGCGCCGAATATTTGGGGCTGTATGTCGATCAGGAAAATCCCATTTCTAATCATACTTATAAAAAGGTGGGATACCGTATTTTGGTTGATAGTGTGGAGTATGACCGCCTTCCTTGA